Genomic window (Rosa chinensis cultivar Old Blush chromosome 6, RchiOBHm-V2, whole genome shotgun sequence):
gagaaaaacaataaaataaaaaaatacttaaaaaACGGGAACTAAAGGAACCTATAAAACATACCTCGAAAAAAGTGTAAAAAAATCGCCGGAATTTGGTCGCATGAAATCGTCGCCGGAGGTGGTTGACTGGAAAACCTTGGCTAATGGGCTGTCCttgcctctttttctttttcttcttcttctttttttttttctttcttttggtgtttttttttttcaaatacaaagaaaaaaaaaactcaaattaaaaattttaaattgtGCTAATTTTGGGACGGCCTAAGCACGACCAATTTGTTGGCCTGACATGATATGGGCTTGGGCCATGGGTCGGGTCAGGCTTAATGTTCAAGTAAATGGGCTGACATGACAAGTTAAAAAACAGGCTAGCCCGAGCACGACGTAAAGCACAAATAGACCCACTTAAAATAGGTCGGGCCGGCCCATTGGTCACCTCTAGACTCTAGTGTGATTGTGTGTGTTAGCCAAACTCAGTCATGTAGCAGTTTTTCATTTTGTAAAGGACTAAAGCAGCCAACACGTTTCTCGATCTCTCCTTTTGTGCATAgggaaaaataacaaaaaaattttgCCCATTTTTCAgatgaaaaaacaaaatttagctCATTAggtaaaaaatgaagaagaagttaaATACGAAAAATAACGACGCAAACTCATATCTAGGGGTCATCATTATGCAAGGACGGGCCTGTCCTGCCCAAAATTAATGAGTTGGGGTTGGGTTGGGCAAGGCAGGCCTTGTTCATATTTTTGGGCCGGACATGGCATGAGTTTATCTTAAAAATCAAAGCTCAGGCCCGCTTATGAAGCCAGGTCCTTACGAGTTTTTTCATGCTCAGACTATTTAGGTGAGCAAGATCTGGCCCATTACACTTATATATATTCGAAAAGAGTATAAAAAGCTACTATTTTGTGGTTAATGATAGACAATAtagaattataaaaaaatatggtGTAATGCAATAAATGATCAACATTTTCAACCAATaactatataaataaataaataatactaACATGGAATGAGTCTCTGGATTGGGCTTATAAGACCGGGATGGACAGACTTTAATGGATATATATTGAGCCAGGCTACGAGCCACGTCTGGGCGTTGAACTCTCAAGGGCAAGTCATACAATATAAGCAATAAACCAGGCCGATTAGAGCCATAACTCGGGCTGGGCCAGACTTTTGTTCATTCGGCCCTGGGGGGGGAGGGGGGCGGGGGCACCGATAGACTTTTACTCGTATCTAGGCCTGGCATTTAAACccgtaacccgcaaacccgcactatacccgcacgctAAAAACCCGCACAAACCCGTCCGTTTATTAATCCGGGCTAAAAAAAACCCGCACGCAAAAAAGCCGCAAATTAATGGGTTTTACTGGCTAAACCCGTAGGAATCCGTTAACtcaaaatccttcccaaaaacccatttcccattATCCATACGGGTTccccatttttttaattttttttttcaaccagggcatttttataatttttcttattccccatgaggatctgacagttggatcttcatataattgtgaaaagacgattcaaaaggagatccttgaggattcgaccgttggatcgtggtataattttgtgaggatgattctaaaggtgatctgggacgatccaaccgttggatcttcgtataattgtacaaagatgattcaaaaggcgatccatgaggatccgaccgttggatcgtcatataattttgtgaggatgattctgaGGGCcatctgggacgatccaaccgttggatcttcgtataattttgagaggatgaatctaagggcaatccgtgaggatctgactgttggatcgtcgtataattttgagaagatgaacctaagggcgatccgtgaggatctgaccgttggatcattgtataaatcggtaaagatgatcatctaagtgatccgtgaggatccgactgttggatctttgtataattttgagaggatgaacctaagggcgatccgtgaggatctaacCGTTTGATCATCCTATGAATTgataaagatgatcctctaggtgatctgtgagggtctgaccgttggatcgtcgtataattgtgatttgtgaattattttttgtcaaaaaggaaaggaaaaaaaatctaaaaagatagaaaataaaaaatttcaaaatagaaaaccaaaaaagttcatatagagaaaatggcaaatgagaggttatatacataagtcttaattggtttgagttgcattgataaaaagttaaaaaaaaaaaaaaaaaaaaattatgggtcttaacgggttccaacggaaaacccgcaaacccgccagGTTTGGCCCGCaaaacccgttaagctaactGGTTCTTATCGGGTCGGCCCATTAAGAACCCGGCCTgttaagaacccgcaccgtacccgcactatacccgcacgttgccaggcctactCGTATCAACCCACGGTTTGGTGACACAAAAAGGAAACGACAGTTTGAAAAAAGATTTTGGTATCCTCCCGGATTCCAAAGCAGCCGAAGAAGAAGAGACGGCTTGTCATTTCAGAAATAAATTTCTTCCTTTGCACTATAACTTGTGGCTTCCCCATGCCGATATTTATAATCTGAATTTGTTTGCtcaaaagagagaaaatggcAGCAATAAAGACTCCTCCGTTCTCATTCCTCCTCCTGGTTTTGGATATCAAATCAGTGTCTTCAAGAGAAAGCTTTGCGCTTTCACTTCCTTCACAGACACATAAACTAAATCCGACTTCTCTATTCTGTCCGGTATTGCTTTCGACTTCGTTCCCGTGGCATCAGAGATAAGGTAAAGCTTATTCCTTTTGTTTCTACTTCTGGCACGGACCCAGAAGACTAAAACTTGGAGCTGCTTTTGGGTTTTAGTTATTACTTGGGGCTTGGCTCCTCTACATGCTTTTAAATGTATGAGATGACCTTTCGAAAAATATATGAGATGATGAGATTCTTAAATTGGTATACACCTACATATAGCTTTATATATAAGTTGGAACTGTGATTTTGATGCATTCACAATGATCTTGGAAAAGGGTACTTATATGGCTCACTCTATCTCTACGTTTCTATCAAAAGGTGGGGTTATAAGGTACATGTAAGTTGTTCTTTCCTTTTGTGTTCCAGTGTCATGCTAGTTCAGTAGTTGTTCCAACTTCACTGTTTTTGTTATGAAAAAGACAAAATGGAAGATGAGACATTTGTTGTTTGATAATAAAGTATGTGAAGGTAGTTAGGGTTtatgaacattgatgttctcaTTGTGTGGCTGTGGCTATGGCTGCGCATGTGGATTGTGTTCTCATTTTACTAGTAAGAATGTAAAATCTGCTTCTTTTGTGTAGCAATAGCATTTCTCTGTCAGTTGTAAAAAAATCCGACTCTGTTTTCTTGTTATTTGTGGTTTGTGTttgatattaattttgttaaatagCTAGCCACTCTACAGACTAAACCACAAGGTCTAAATCTAAAGATCTTCATACCACTTACTGACCATTGTAAttcaatatatattaattagtaTGATCAAAAATGTATGATTAATTAGTTTCCTCTTTCTTTACTTGAATCCCTCAGATGCAAAGAGAACCACCAAGGTACCGCTTGAAAATGGATATTGAGTTTGACAATCTCAGTGACTTACCAAGTGATGTTACGGAAAAGATTTTGTCATTTTTGCCAATGAAAGAGGCAGTGAGGACAAGTATATTATCAAGCAAGTGGAGGTACAAATGGGCTATCCTTCCAGATCTTGTGTTTGATGAACTGGGTTTCCCAGGAGTACTTTATAAGCATGACAAATTAGTGAAAATGGTTGATCATGTGCTCTTCCTTCTCATTGGTCCAATAAACAAGGTCAAGCTTTCTCATAAAGGTCTTAATGGCACCGCAGATATTGATAGATGGATTCTTCATCTATCAAGAAATTCTATGAGAGAGTTCATATTTAGGTTTTGGAAAAAGCCTGAATACAAGATGCCTTCATGTTTGTTTTCCTGTCAAGATTTGGTTCATTTGGAATTCTGTAATTGTTTGCTAAAACCTCCGCGCACATTCAAGGGCTTCAAGAGTCTGAAGAAACTTGAAATTGAAAGTGTTACCCTGACCCAAGATGAGTTTGAAAATCTAGTTGTTTGTTGTCCTCTGCTGAAATATTTGACCATGATGTTTCACCAAGCTCAAGATTGATGCACCAAATCTCCAAACCTTTGGCCTTATAGGTGCTTTTGAGGATCTTAGTTTTCAGAACACCTTAAAGCTTACAGGTATTTGCATTTCTTTGGAAGCTAATGGCGACCAAAGACCGGTTCCTGGCGGTTCTAGCAATTTGCTCAAGCTTTTGACTCAATGTGCTCATGTTCAAGGTCTTGATATTCAAAATTACTTTTTAAATGTAATTTTTCATGATGGTGTCGTTTCATACTTTAAATTATCATATCATTTTCTTGGCTACGAACTTTAGCATATTCATTCAGCATACATACTGATTTCATCAACTTTCTACTATTTAGCTGTTGGTGACTTACCGGTGAAGCGTCCtaaaccatgtctgcatctGAAGTTGCTTCGTATAAACATAGAATTCAATTATCTGAAGGAGGTTTTATCTACTTTATACCTTCTGAGAAGCGCCCCTTTTCTACGAAAACTATATATCACGGTCAGTAGGCATTCAATTCAAAAAATTTCTGCTCAATAACAACTTTAAATTCAGCAATTCTAATTGACGGAGCTTTATTTAATATTCTTTGAACCGTTTAGTTAAAATTGTAGTTTAAATATAGAGCTTATTAAATGTTCGAGATTGATCTGATGCTACAGACCATATGTAGGTTCGTCAAGAGGGACAGGCTCTTGTGGGAGGGGTGAACTCTTGGTTAGATGACAACCAGAATTTCCAACTCAGAAAACTGCAAATTGTGGAAGTACATGGCATCAGTAGCACGAAAGCTGGACTAGATTTCATCAAATTTCTGCTTTTAAATTCACCAATGCTTGAGAAGGTGTTTTGCAAGCCTGCATCTCACTATAGTTCTCCTGAACTATTAAAAAAGATGATCCAGTTTAAGCGTTCCTCATCCCTTGCGGAGATAATCTACTTGGCCCCATGACCCATCACTGAATTTCAGCAGCTGACAGAATTTTCTTCCTGAAATGTTGGTGTGGTACAGTCATGATTATGTGATGCATGTTGGTgtggtttgtctcaacaatgTTTAGAATGGTTCCTTGAACAATGTTTCCTACAGTACCCTTGGAATTAGTCTTGTTTAGACAGGGAAAAGTACCGAAAAGTATTCAAGATTTCCAATTCTCTTTTGttggttaagaaataaataaatgaacagTTCGAACATTTCGACTTTACGAAACAAATAAGCaatcaaaaaatttaaaacaaattgtTGCTTTGCTACACAAATCCAGCAAATCTCTTGTTAACAGCATAACTTCTGCTTCTTGTATAAAAATCCGCCTTCATTTCGACTTCATCTTCCTCAAAAGTCGAAGCCCTTTCCTCATCAATCCTTCCCATCTTCAATCCAACACTATAACTCCTCATCCCCATCCCATTATTCATTGTCGGTTGTTTAATACTAACATTTGGTCTTCCTCTTCGGTTCATATCTGAACCTGCTGCCTTATTGTCCCCTTTCTCTGCATCGTTGTTCTTCTTTGACGATGCCGTTCTTAGAAGCTGCCTCAAATCCTCATCATCGTTCGAACTGGAGGAGTTGACGCTGAAGCTCCTTGGCAACTGTGGAACTTGTGAAGCAGTGTAACCACCCACGCCGCCGCCGTAACCCACCTTGGCAGCACAATCTTCTAAACTCCTCATGTAGAAGTTCTTGGCCTTGGTTAGAGTCCTAATGGGTGAAGAAATAAAGCGCATCAACTTGCTTTGCCTAGTTGCTTTGCTCTGCCTCATGTTTTGCTATACTGCTTAAGTTTCTTTCCTGCGGATGCTACTGTATTTGCTGTGTGGATTTGGGAAATTTGAGTTGAATTAGAGCAGATGTCAAATGGTATATAAAGGTGTGGGGAATTTGGGTTCTTCTGGTTGCAGTCAAACTGGGATGGCAagccaaaagaagaaaagtcgACACGCGGGGACTTTATCAAGTTCAAATAGCACATGTATACAACTATAATATAGTGCAACAGAGTGAAgaccaaaatccaaaacaatgTGATGAAAGAAGACAAAGAACGGGCCTGGTCAATGACACATTTTCTGTCGTGACGAAATAAATCCTTTCTGCATTTTGCATAGTCCACCACATTTGCGCTTGTCTCTAATAACTTTTGTATTATAGACTCTAATAActtttgtattatagggaaacaaaaattaaaacgttattatatttttcttctctaactctaatagattctctattttacagcaatatccaaaatcttcataattattccttaaaattttagagcatGCTGTAAATTTAAggaatttgattttctctttcctcactatctcTAAAATGCGGATAGTTAAAGGGAATCTGTTTGAGTAAAAGATGttcatttttccataaaatagaaaaaaattaaaatttgtgaaagctgttggagttgctctaatctTATGTAGTAAGCGAAACACTCGTCTTTTTTTACCCTTTAGAGCAACTCTAACATCTTCCATATACTTTACTCTTTGggctttcctctctttttttttctttctttctcttttttttcttctttctctctcttttttctgggccggccgggtccttctcttttttttcttcccttttttttctgggccgggtcccttctcttttttttccttctttcttttccttcgcGTCTTCTTCCTCTAAGAGTAATCTGCAGCGATCGACTGtggtgctgctgctgctgctgtagTTCGTCGATGGTGCTGCTACAAATCGGAGGTGGGAGGCTGCTGCTGCTACAGTTCGTCAGTGGTGCTGCTGCAAATCGGAGGTGggaggctgctgctgctgcaaatCGGAGGTGCTGGGATCCGGACATGCGAAGCAGGGGCGTTGGGTTGTGCGCAGGTGAGGCCGGTTTGGCTGGGCAGCGATGGGCTGGAGGCAGCGATGGGCAGGGTTGTGTCGCAGGATTGCAGGTGTTGCTGCAAGGTGGTGATGCAGGCGGCAAGGTTGTGCGCGCAGGCCGGTGGTGGCCTGGTCTAGGCTGGAGGCCGGTGGTGTGCTGCAGGGCGGTGTATTGCAGACGGCAAGGTTGGGAAGGTAGTGGGCTGGGATGCAAGCTGCTGCGCAGGTTGCCGGAGGAGGGAAAAGCCGAGGTaaggtttttttcttttatctttaggctagggttagattatcatgctgataacgtattgtaggaaaatggaattgtgtgttatcattgataataggagccctttaaatagggagttacaaggtacccaaaaaggtaatagaatctgatcacaattgaatacctagaacacattcctattacaactctaaaccctagtttgtagaggcacacattatgtcgatatccttcaacaataaAGATATTTTTTATTGAGCTTACTTTATGGATTTTCATTCTTGATATTAACTTTTGGTGTTTGATTTTTGTTGCATTGTGTAGTTGGATGGATATGCGGCTAGGAGCATGAACATTAATTATGTAGTCGGCTCCTACCTTGATCCCCTTACCGTTAAGGTAAACCTTTTCTTATTTGGGCTTATGGGTCTGATCACATGTTTTTTCTCATGTTTGTTTGCTTGTCTTTAGTTGCCTAACTCAAGTTTAAACCATTGGTATCTTGTGTCTATTTTTGCTTTGATAAGTATTTATGGTGTTGTTTGGTATTGAAAACTAacttttgtttaatttgttgTTTTGCACTGATTAAATAATGTTTTATGTTCATCATGAACCCATTTTTGTATAATGTCAATCATGTTTCCTTATCAAATCCTATTTACTCATTTCAGTATTTCTTATCAAGGTCCAccatatatattttcattttatcaCTTTCATGCATTTTGTTGGGGTCAGCAATGTTTTACGATTAAGGCTTTTGGTGCAGGTATACTGATCGGACACATGTTCAAGGACAGTCACCATATGCCTCTGGTTCTCCATCAAAAGCCGCCTGCCTTTCTGATATTGATTAGTTATAGATATTATTTCTAGTTGAAGACTACGAAGCATATCATGAAAgtgcttcatttgttcatgtTAGTTGGATTTGAAAAAAGAGTTGATGTTAGGGCTCTGTTTATTACTATATTAtccataataaattcaaattttttgtAAAAGAAAAATTCTATTTATATAATTGGCGACAACCCTGAGATTTGTTGCCtaatataattcaataatttattaaaaattaaaattaaatttgaaaataattgaaaatttgAGAATAAAAGGAGACGAAGTGAGTTTCGTCCCCTATTTGTCTAATTGGCGctattaaatttgaaaaaaaaaattaaattttgaaaataaaaggagaCGGAATGAGTTCGTCCCCTATTCCTCTGATTGGCgccaatttattttattttccctccATTCTCTCAATGCTCGATGAGAATGGGGGATGAAATTTCATTGAATATGggacaatttttatttcttctccaaataCATTAAGAGACGGGATTTATCGGTTGTTGCCTTAAACAATTTGGGACAAGCTTTAGGAGATGACTTTAGCCACAAAACGGTTCCGTCTCAAATTTTTTCGGGGGACGAATTCTCTCTATTAGAGACAAAATAATTTTATCTCTAAATGGGTTTTCTCTAATAGTGCTTCAAATCCGGTTGAAGCTTCTCAACTGTTACTTGGTTCGGAAGGAATATTGGAGGCTATAGTTAAACATGCCATTGTCATGATTGCTTCGCCTATTTAAATTTTCTGTGTTTCATTTTACTTTCTGTTTTTGATTTCAATGAAGCAAGCGGATCACTGCAAGGAGTAGACAGTATTACCTTATTTCTTATTTCTTGTTAGGGGGTTTAGTTGTTAGGAGAACAATATTATGGGCGGGGGATTCATTTTACGGGCCCAACCCGTCATGTTCCTTTGTAATAATGTGGGCCGGAATTAATGAAGTGTTATATAGTTTttgctaaaaaaagaaaaaaagaaaaaaaagaaaggagtgaTCAGTATATGAGTGAACCAAAAACTGACAATTTTTCAGCAAAGTACCCAAAGGATGCCAATTATTGTTTGGGTAATGGTTAAGTTCATAACCACAACGAAATTAGTTTCAAACTTCAACATGAGTATTATTTAACTTAGCAGTCAACTATGACTAATCCAGTCTTTTCGGAAGACTAAGGCAATCAATTGAAATGTGGTCTCACAAGAAACTATGAAACTAacacttattatttttttttatccttcAATGAttacatacattttttttatattctagACGACAATGTAGCTCTCTACCCCACCCTGATATtagtgagatttgaacccaTGACCTCAATAGTATTAGTTAGACTAGCTAATCGGTCACAGCTCACTAACCGAATAACTGgatattgttcaagtaaatctagaaaATGTGTCAGACACATAACTCTAGGTTATTTGTGCAAGTTATAATAGGGTTTATGTTAGCGATACTCTCAAAGATATTCGTTGATATCCAATCATTGCACGATTATGTTTTCATGTACAAATTTCTCTCtatacttgtaatcctctatataaagaggtcctattatcaatgaaaacaacaaaTTCTCTTCCAAAtattgattccctaaaacacataCATAATTCATTAGAATGCTGAAAATGAAAAGGtatcaaatacccccaaaaAGAAAACTATAAAGTGAACAAGTCAGAATCAATACCCTGGTAAGTTGAACTTGGATTATATACGGCCACGTAAAGAACGTTGTCCACAATGTAGATCATATTTTGTACTAGGCATGGAATCTAAAGCTTTCCTGGTTTGATGGGCTGTTACCCCATGTCCAAGACAGGCCCAAAACCCAATTCTAACCCTCTAGTTGAAGGTTTGCTCTACCCAACTGTTATTGTAATGAATTTTGGTGCACCAATATTCaattagaaagaaaattaaaataaaataaaaatacttttcaatAAAGGGAAATAATTACATTTTAGCCCGACTAGGCAAATCAATCACGTTTTTCTTACCTTCATTTTTGATGGCTTTGTTCTGATGGGCAGTTCTCTTCAACTTCCGTCTCTCTCACATTATTGTCTTAGTTCATCTAACCTTCGCCATTACTAAAAATGGTTATACAATTACACTTAACGGCTCCTAACTTTCTCACCGACACCAACTCCCACATGTACTCCCGAAACCAAAATTCAATAGCTACCTACCGCCCTTTCAACCCTTCGCAGTTGCCATTCCccctaaaatatatttgaaGCTTTGCTTCCACAGTTACACAATTTTTAAGAAATGGGTTCCAAAGCAAGCTCACTATGCTTGCATTTCTTGCTTCTACTGCTTCTCTCTGGCACTGTGCTCTCGGTTCATTGGCCTGTAAAATCTCTTCCTGGCTACTCCGGTGATTTGCCCTTCAACCTTGAAACCGGGTAAGTATATATTGCTACTTTAGTATTTCGAAGTAACGCTAATTCAGTGTTTTATTCATTACTGAGGCATGTAGATGACAAACAATGTTGTATTCAGGTATATTAGTGTGGATGAAATCGAGTTCTTCTACTACTTTGTCGAGTCCCAAGGGAACCCTGGAGCTGACCCTGTTTTGCTTTACCTCAATGGAGGCCCTGGATGTTCGGGTTTAAACGGATTCTTCTACCAAATTGGTGGGTATTCTTTTCTTCTACTAATGTTTGTCATTGTTCTTATGTCTAAGTTTACGCCAATGATTCTTAGCATCTTATGCTATTTATTTCTAGGCCCGTTGAAGTTCAACATTACAGATTACACCGGCGGCTTACCGACATTGATGTACGAACCAGAAACATGGACAAAGGTATGCAACAATTTGATATCGGTAGTTTTTCCTCGTATGGTCGATTTAAACAAGATTTCACCTGATTTAAGCTCTAGATCATTCTTACACGAAAATGTCGATCACATCAAATTAGATTTAACATCATCTGCATTTCCACTTACCTGTTGATGCAGACGGCCAGTATAATATTTTTGGATGCACCTGTTGGTGCTGGTTTCTCATACGCCAACGACAGTGCCGCTTGGACCACAACAGATACACAAGCAGCAAGCCAGTACAATGACTTTTTGAGAAGTGTAGGTGTACATGTCTAACTTTGATAAAATGATTACAGATTGACAACGTTTTTACATTAACtgttgttttattttggttgaaCTGTGATGCAGTGGATAGATGAACACCCGGATTTTAGTACAAATCCAGTCTACATTGGTAGTGATTCATATGCTGGAATAAATCTTCCCATCCTTGCTCAAGATATAATCA
Coding sequences:
- the LOC121049922 gene encoding FBD-associated F-box protein At3g52670-like, whose protein sequence is MDIEFDNLSDLPSDVTEKILSFLPMKEAVRTSILSSKWRYKWAILPDLVFDELGFPGVLYKHDKLVKMVDHVLFLLIGPINKVKLSHKGLNGTADIDRWILHLSRNSMREFIFRFWKKPEYKMPSCAFEDLSFQNTLKLTGICISLEANGDQRPVPGGSSNLLKLLTQCAHVQGLDIQNYFLNVRQEGQALVGGVNSWLDDNQNFQLRKLQIVEVHGISSTKAGLDFIKFLLLNSPMLEKVFCKPASHYSSPELLKKMIQFKRSSSLAEIIYLAP
- the LOC112170624 gene encoding uncharacterized protein LOC112170624, producing the protein MRQSKATRQSKLMRFISSPIRTLTKAKNFYMRSLEDCAAKVGYGGGVGGYTASQVPQLPRSFSVNSSSSNDDEDLRQLLRTASSKKNNDAEKGDNKAAGSDMNRRGRPNVSIKQPTMNNGMGMRSYSVGLKMGRIDEERASTFEEDEVEMKADFYTRSRSYAVNKRFAGFV